In candidate division WOR-3 bacterium, the following are encoded in one genomic region:
- a CDS encoding tetratricopeptide repeat protein: MILLFLFLNIEVHSKIDSLSSLLDKAPQLSTILELNRCYLKLSDFDKGIELLKKYEKNSSWEEKPVLLFAIAEDYFFSGRLLEARKEYLLLSTKYPRADITNDALERLYLIESVKENTALLKRLAYALYLFHIGNFDSAEDSLKPLLKSTAGVHACYYLALLYKERGELPLALSALEESFNTSPAQKMNNALLLYAELLIQLDKKKEAQRILEELLVNTPSSIYAVRARRMLKQELGKE; encoded by the coding sequence ATGATACTGCTTTTCTTGTTTTTAAACATCGAAGTACATAGTAAAATCGACAGCCTCTCCTCTCTGCTCGATAAGGCACCGCAGTTGAGCACGATCCTCGAACTGAACAGATGTTACCTCAAACTCAGTGATTTTGATAAGGGAATCGAATTATTAAAAAAATACGAAAAGAACTCATCCTGGGAAGAAAAACCTGTTTTATTATTCGCTATTGCCGAAGACTACTTCTTTTCCGGCCGACTGCTTGAAGCACGTAAAGAATACCTGCTCCTGTCTACTAAATATCCCCGTGCGGACATCACCAATGATGCGCTTGAACGACTCTATCTGATTGAATCAGTAAAGGAAAACACGGCACTATTAAAAAGACTGGCATACGCCCTCTATCTCTTCCATATCGGAAACTTTGATTCTGCTGAAGACAGTTTGAAGCCTCTTTTAAAAAGCACAGCCGGTGTGCACGCCTGTTATTATCTGGCTCTTCTATATAAAGAAAGAGGTGAACTCCCCCTCGCCCTCAGCGCCCTTGAGGAATCATTCAACACCTCTCCGGCGCAAAAAATGAATAACGCCCTGCTGCTCTACGCAGAACTCCTGATTCAACTGGATAAGAAGAAAGAGGCACAGAGGATTCTGGAAGAACTCCTTGTCAACACACCCTCATCCATCTATGCTGTCCGGGCCCGACGGATGCTGAAACAAGAGCTCGGCAAAGAATAA
- the porA gene encoding pyruvate ferredoxin oxidoreductase: MIVARTGNEAMAEAMRQINPDVVAAYPITPATEVVQLFSKFVHDGVVDTEFVPVESEHSACSACVGASAAGARVMTSTASQGLALMHEILFIAAGLRLPIVICLVNRSLSSPINIHCDHSDTLASRDSGWLQIYTENAQEAYDTTIQLVKIAETVLLPGIVSTDAFIISHGMERVELVDDKEVPAFLGERKLNYSLLDTDAPITLGPLDLQDYFFEHKRSEIDAMDRVLPVIEKVQKEFGDKFGRYYPVVDEYKMDDAEVAILVMGSTGGTAKVAVERLREKGKKVGLIRCRVYRPFPKEAMCAALSKAGVIGIMDRADTLSTLGGHLYNDARSILYDAEVRPLLKNYIYGLGGRDISIEEIETVYEQLFEIKKSGKVDKDIVYFGVRGE; this comes from the coding sequence ATGATTGTTGCGAGAACAGGAAATGAAGCAATGGCTGAGGCTATGCGTCAGATAAACCCTGATGTCGTGGCTGCGTATCCCATTACACCCGCCACTGAGGTGGTACAGTTGTTTTCCAAGTTCGTCCATGACGGAGTCGTCGATACCGAGTTTGTACCGGTTGAGAGTGAACACTCGGCATGCAGCGCCTGCGTGGGTGCTTCTGCGGCTGGTGCCCGGGTGATGACGTCCACGGCATCCCAGGGGCTTGCTTTGATGCATGAAATTCTGTTTATCGCCGCAGGCCTGCGGCTTCCGATCGTTATCTGTCTGGTCAATCGTTCTCTTTCGAGTCCGATCAACATCCATTGTGACCATTCAGACACCCTTGCGTCGCGGGACAGCGGTTGGTTGCAGATATACACGGAAAATGCACAGGAGGCGTATGATACAACAATCCAGTTGGTGAAGATTGCAGAGACCGTACTGTTGCCCGGGATTGTATCGACGGACGCCTTTATCATCAGTCATGGAATGGAGCGGGTGGAACTGGTGGATGACAAAGAAGTTCCCGCGTTTCTCGGTGAGCGGAAGCTCAATTACTCTTTACTCGATACCGATGCACCAATTACGCTCGGGCCGCTTGATCTACAGGATTACTTTTTTGAACACAAACGCTCAGAGATTGATGCAATGGACCGCGTTTTACCGGTGATAGAAAAAGTCCAGAAGGAGTTCGGTGATAAATTCGGACGTTATTATCCAGTGGTGGATGAGTATAAGATGGATGATGCCGAGGTTGCGATTCTCGTGATGGGCTCGACCGGTGGCACCGCCAAGGTCGCTGTCGAAAGACTGCGGGAAAAGGGTAAAAAGGTCGGTTTGATACGCTGTCGAGTATATCGCCCCTTCCCTAAGGAGGCGATGTGTGCTGCTCTTTCCAAAGCCGGCGTCATCGGCATTATGGACCGGGCAGACACACTTTCGACCCTTGGAGGCCATCTCTACAATGATGCCCGTTCCATACTCTATGATGCAGAGGTCCGCCCTCTACTGAAGAATTATATTTACGGTCTCGGCGGCAGGGATATCAGTATAGAAGAGATTGAGACGGTGTACGAGCAGCTCTTTGAGATTAAAAAGTCGGGTAAGGTCGATAAAGATATTGTGTACTTTGGAGTGAGAGGTGAATAA
- a CDS encoding pyruvate ferredoxin oxidoreductase (catalyzes the formation of acetyl-CoA from pyruvate and coenzyme A), protein MAKLKELALPKEKFVGGHRGCAGCGAAIIARQVLMAAENPVVVGCATGCLEVFSTIYPYSAWKVPYIHNAFENVAATMAGVEAAYKALKRKGKITKDLRFIAFGGDGGTYDIGLQALSGMIERRHRVLYVCYNNEAYMNTGIQRSSATPRGAHTTTSPAGKVIPGKPQLRKNLTEIVIAHEPAYAAQTTFAYWNDLVTKVRKALNADGPSFLNIYAPCRLGWAYPPEKTVKISKLAVETCIWPLYEYENGKYRITVKPKEKKPITEFLKLQGRFNHLFKWKDQLPIQEFQKEVDYIWERLLKRAEAS, encoded by the coding sequence ATGGCTAAGCTTAAGGAACTTGCATTACCAAAAGAGAAATTTGTCGGAGGTCACCGTGGGTGCGCTGGATGCGGTGCGGCGATAATTGCACGCCAGGTGCTTATGGCGGCGGAGAACCCCGTGGTGGTCGGTTGTGCAACCGGTTGTCTTGAGGTCTTTTCAACGATCTATCCTTATTCTGCATGGAAGGTCCCTTATATCCATAATGCATTCGAGAATGTGGCGGCGACAATGGCAGGGGTGGAAGCGGCGTATAAGGCACTGAAGAGAAAAGGTAAGATAACCAAAGATTTACGGTTTATCGCATTCGGCGGTGACGGCGGAACATATGATATCGGTTTACAGGCGTTGTCCGGAATGATCGAGCGGAGACATCGGGTGCTTTATGTGTGTTATAATAATGAAGCATATATGAATACGGGAATTCAGCGTTCGTCCGCGACGCCGCGCGGCGCCCACACGACGACTTCACCCGCAGGAAAGGTTATACCTGGAAAACCTCAGTTGCGAAAGAATCTGACCGAAATCGTGATCGCTCATGAACCCGCTTATGCGGCGCAGACAACGTTCGCCTACTGGAACGACCTCGTTACAAAAGTCCGTAAAGCCCTGAACGCCGACGGTCCTTCCTTCCTTAATATATATGCACCCTGCCGTCTCGGCTGGGCATATCCTCCGGAAAAGACCGTCAAAATTTCAAAACTGGCAGTGGAGACCTGTATCTGGCCTCTTTATGAATATGAGAACGGCAAATATCGTATCACCGTGAAGCCCAAGGAGAAAAAACCGATCACCGAATTTCTGAAGTTACAGGGAAGATTTAATCATCTCTTTAAATGGAAGGATCAGCTTCCTATCCAGGAATTTCAAAAAGAGGTCGATTACATCTGGGAGAGATTACTGAAGCGCGCTGAGGCGTCATAA
- a CDS encoding dihydroorotase, with protein sequence MSDILIKGGRVIDPKTGLDKKQDVLVRGNKIVQIDKKIDRKDAFLIDARGKIVCPGFIDLHCHLRDPGRPDEETIESGSNSAVAGGFTTICCMPNTTPPIDNEGVVSYIYQEAGRVNLCRIFPIAAITKQRAGKEITEFGELVKAGAKGFSDDGDVVANAEVLRYALEYSKTFGLPIFEHPIDENLSRNSSMNEGFTSTRLGLKGSPAVAEEIIVARDLLLAKFTGARLHLCHISTRGAVELIRQAKKDGIQVTCETCPHYLYFNDKVLEEFDTNYKVNPPIREEADRRAIIEGLKDGTIDCIATDHAPHCEAEKELEFTTAPTGMIGFETALSMVTAELVNRHKFGWLEVIEKMTVNPAKILHLDLGVLKKGAVADITIFDPQKRWKVTPGTIKSKSKNTPFLNKQLVGKSIGVIVNGELKYYEED encoded by the coding sequence TTGTCTGATATCTTGATTAAAGGCGGAAGGGTTATCGACCCGAAGACAGGCCTTGATAAAAAGCAGGATGTCCTTGTGAGGGGCAATAAGATTGTTCAGATCGATAAAAAAATAGACAGAAAAGATGCTTTTCTTATTGATGCGCGCGGCAAGATCGTATGTCCGGGGTTTATTGATTTACATTGCCATTTACGTGATCCGGGCAGACCGGATGAGGAAACGATAGAGAGCGGAAGCAACTCTGCGGTCGCCGGTGGTTTCACTACGATATGCTGTATGCCCAACACGACTCCTCCTATTGATAATGAGGGAGTTGTCAGTTACATCTACCAGGAAGCGGGCCGGGTGAATCTCTGCCGGATATTTCCGATTGCGGCGATCACGAAACAGCGGGCAGGAAAAGAGATAACCGAGTTCGGAGAGCTTGTCAAGGCGGGTGCGAAGGGTTTTTCCGATGACGGTGATGTGGTCGCCAATGCCGAAGTTCTTAGATATGCACTGGAGTATTCAAAGACGTTCGGTCTGCCGATATTTGAACATCCGATTGATGAAAATCTATCACGTAACAGTTCGATGAATGAAGGCTTCACCTCCACCAGATTGGGACTCAAAGGTTCACCAGCGGTCGCTGAGGAGATAATCGTCGCCCGTGATCTGCTCCTTGCAAAATTCACCGGAGCACGGCTCCATCTCTGTCACATCTCCACACGTGGAGCAGTGGAATTGATAAGACAGGCGAAGAAAGACGGGATCCAGGTTACCTGTGAGACCTGCCCCCACTATCTTTATTTTAATGATAAGGTATTGGAAGAGTTCGACACCAACTACAAAGTGAATCCACCGATAAGAGAGGAGGCGGATCGACGGGCGATTATCGAGGGATTGAAAGACGGAACGATCGATTGTATTGCAACCGACCATGCGCCCCATTGTGAGGCGGAAAAAGAGCTGGAGTTTACCACCGCACCCACCGGTATGATCGGTTTTGAAACCGCACTTTCAATGGTGACGGCGGAATTGGTGAACAGACATAAATTCGGTTGGTTGGAAGTGATTGAGAAGATGACGGTGAATCCCGCAAAGATACTTCATCTTGATCTTGGAGTGTTGAAAAAGGGCGCGGTGGCGGATATAACGATTTTTGATCCTCAAAAGAGGTGGAAGGTTACCCCGGGGACGATAAAGTCAAAGTCAAAGAACACCCCGTTTTTAAACAAACAGCTGGTGGGTAAAAGCATCGGGGTTATCGTCAATGGTGAATTGAAGTATTATGAAGAGGATTGA
- a CDS encoding DUF4159 domain-containing protein: MNTLLLILILLGQYDFTIARVKYSGGGDWYSDPSSLPNLLREIRERTSIRTPLKEDIVEISDPDLFKYPYLYLTGHGNIHFSDKELKILRSYFAAGGFLHADDNYGMDSSFRREIKKVFPDSPLVELPLDHPIYHSFYDFPDGLPKIHEHDGKPAQGFGIFYEGRLVVFYTYQCDLGDGWENPEVHNDPPEKREAAFRMGINIVVYSLTH, translated from the coding sequence GTGAATACACTGCTTTTGATACTGATTCTTTTAGGACAGTATGATTTTACGATCGCCCGGGTAAAATACAGCGGCGGCGGTGACTGGTACTCAGACCCCTCATCCCTTCCGAATCTGTTGAGGGAGATTCGGGAACGCACCAGCATCCGTACCCCCCTGAAAGAAGATATTGTTGAAATCTCGGACCCGGATCTCTTTAAATATCCATATCTCTATCTCACCGGTCATGGAAATATACATTTTTCAGACAAAGAACTTAAAATTTTAAGAAGCTATTTTGCGGCGGGAGGTTTTCTTCACGCCGATGATAACTACGGTATGGATTCGTCTTTCCGACGTGAGATAAAAAAGGTCTTTCCTGACTCCCCGCTGGTGGAACTGCCCCTTGATCACCCGATCTACCACTCTTTCTACGATTTTCCCGACGGCTTACCCAAAATTCACGAGCACGACGGTAAACCGGCGCAGGGATTCGGTATATTCTACGAAGGTCGCCTTGTGGTCTTCTACACCTATCAATGTGATCTGGGTGACGGCTGGGAAAACCCTGAAGTGCACAACGACCCTCCGGAAAAGAGGGAAGCGGCTTTTCGAATGGGAATTAATATCGTTGTTTACAGTTTAACCCATTGA
- a CDS encoding HAD family hydrolase produces the protein MIKAVIFDLDGTLYQSTVIREKFAEAAYLTLSRFQKITLADARKLIETRRDELGKKTGAGVPYTLVLKSFGVPIEFWHRENINYFDPRKYLSRDKRLIESLVRLKEQYKLAVLTNNNLVQSERTLEALGITNLFCRIFTYNTYKLLKPDITFFKKAAEDLQVIPGECLFVGDRYDVDLEPALSLGMKIRHVKGPEDIYSLAV, from the coding sequence ATGATTAAAGCGGTAATCTTCGACCTCGACGGCACCTTATATCAGAGTACGGTAATAAGAGAGAAGTTTGCCGAAGCTGCATATCTCACGCTGTCCAGATTCCAAAAGATTACTCTTGCCGACGCCCGTAAACTGATTGAAACCAGGCGTGATGAACTGGGAAAGAAGACCGGAGCGGGAGTTCCTTATACCCTGGTATTGAAATCGTTCGGGGTTCCTATAGAGTTCTGGCATCGCGAGAATATCAACTACTTTGATCCACGTAAATATCTGTCCCGGGATAAAAGATTAATTGAGAGCCTTGTTAGATTGAAAGAACAGTATAAACTTGCGGTTTTGACCAATAATAATCTGGTTCAATCAGAACGGACCCTTGAGGCGCTTGGGATAACAAACCTGTTCTGCAGGATATTCACTTACAACACCTATAAGTTGCTCAAACCGGATATAACCTTCTTTAAGAAGGCGGCTGAAGATCTCCAGGTGATTCCCGGAGAATGTCTCTTTGTGGGAGACCGTTATGACGTCGATCTCGAACCGGCTCTGAGTTTAGGGATGAAGATTCGACACGTTAAAGGACCTGAGGATATATATTCGCTGGCGGTTTAG
- a CDS encoding aspartate carbamoyltransferase catalytic subunit has translation MNRRKDLLGIEGLTEKEIMQYLNLAEKFAGVLERPIPIVPSLRGKTILTLFFEPSTRTQISFSIAAKRLSADILNFSRSTSSVTKGETLLDTAKNIEAMKVDGVVVRHPAPGAAKFLGEHLAAFVINAGDGAHEHPTQALLDLMTIKQYFGGFKNLKVLIVGDIAHSRVARSNIFGLKILGAQVGLCAPPTLIPLDVKKLGVDVFYKLDDAIGDFDVVMALRLQLERQEAGLFPSIREYRELYGLTKERVQKMKPKGIIMHPGPTNRGVEIDPDVADSDRSVILNQVKNGVATRMAVLFIHSGGRIV, from the coding sequence ATGAATAGAAGAAAAGACCTTTTGGGCATAGAAGGCCTGACGGAAAAAGAGATCATGCAGTACCTCAACCTGGCGGAAAAGTTCGCCGGTGTACTGGAGCGGCCCATTCCGATTGTTCCTTCGCTGCGCGGCAAGACTATTCTGACTTTGTTTTTTGAACCATCAACACGCACCCAGATTTCATTCAGCATTGCGGCGAAGAGATTGTCAGCCGATATCCTCAACTTTTCCAGGAGTACATCGAGTGTAACAAAGGGAGAGACCCTGCTTGACACCGCGAAAAACATCGAGGCGATGAAGGTCGACGGCGTGGTGGTCAGACATCCGGCGCCCGGTGCCGCTAAATTCCTCGGTGAACACTTAGCCGCTTTTGTGATAAACGCCGGGGACGGTGCACATGAGCATCCGACTCAGGCTTTGCTGGATTTAATGACGATAAAACAATACTTCGGTGGTTTCAAAAATTTAAAGGTGCTGATTGTGGGAGATATCGCACATTCGCGGGTCGCCCGTTCGAATATCTTCGGATTAAAGATCCTGGGAGCACAGGTCGGACTCTGTGCGCCACCGACATTGATTCCCCTGGATGTCAAAAAACTCGGAGTTGATGTTTTTTACAAACTGGATGACGCCATCGGAGATTTCGATGTAGTAATGGCGCTTCGGCTTCAACTGGAAAGGCAGGAAGCCGGGCTTTTCCCTTCGATAAGAGAATATCGGGAACTTTACGGCTTGACAAAGGAACGGGTGCAGAAGATGAAACCGAAGGGTATTATCATGCACCCGGGACCAACCAACCGTGGGGTTGAGATTGATCCGGATGTAGCAGATAGTGACAGATCGGTTATCTTGAATCAGGTGAAGAACGGTGTGGCAACCAGGATGGCGGTGTTGTTTATCCATTCCGGAGGAAGAATTGTCTGA
- the pyrR gene encoding bifunctional pyr operon transcriptional regulator/uracil phosphoribosyltransferase PyrR, protein MKTIMERSEIKRALRRIVHEIIERNKGTKNLVLIGIKRRGDFIARRIAGIIYDCERKKIPIGALDITLYRDDLQLVSEMPIIESTDIPFDINKKIIVLVDDVLYTGRTIRAAMEEIFNFGRPKAIQLAVLVDRGHRELPIQADFVGKKVPTAKNEIVDLHIEEVDKEEGVFIHRIVEVKKKAKKKKRKNRIRLKTAPKPKVKQLVIKELKKK, encoded by the coding sequence ATGAAAACAATAATGGAGCGTTCGGAAATAAAAAGAGCGCTGCGTCGGATAGTCCATGAAATCATCGAACGGAACAAGGGTACAAAGAATCTGGTGCTCATCGGAATAAAACGGCGCGGCGATTTCATTGCCCGTCGGATCGCCGGTATCATATACGACTGTGAACGAAAAAAGATACCCATAGGGGCTCTTGATATAACTCTGTATCGTGATGACCTGCAGCTCGTTTCCGAAATGCCCATTATTGAAAGCACTGATATCCCCTTTGATATAAACAAAAAGATTATTGTGCTGGTTGATGATGTTCTCTATACCGGCAGGACGATCCGGGCGGCAATGGAGGAGATCTTCAATTTCGGCCGACCGAAAGCAATTCAACTCGCGGTTCTGGTCGACCGCGGTCACAGGGAACTTCCCATCCAGGCGGATTTCGTCGGCAAAAAAGTTCCGACTGCCAAAAACGAGATCGTGGATCTACATATTGAAGAGGTCGACAAGGAAGAAGGGGTTTTCATCCATCGCATTGTCGAGGTCAAGAAGAAGGCGAAGAAGAAGAAAAGAAAGAATCGGATAAGATTGAAAACCGCTCCCAAACCAAAGGTAAAGCAATTGGTGATCAAAGAACTGAAGAAAAAATAG
- a CDS encoding ferredoxin → MKKDKKGWRELPIGLVLEPGSSENFETGDWRSEKPIWDAEKCTHCLICWVYCPDSSIIVKDGKVQGIDYKFCKGCGICAEECPPKIKAITMIREEK, encoded by the coding sequence ATGAAGAAGGATAAGAAAGGCTGGAGAGAACTTCCGATCGGTCTCGTTCTGGAACCGGGAAGCAGTGAAAATTTTGAGACGGGTGACTGGCGGAGCGAGAAGCCGATCTGGGATGCGGAAAAGTGCACACACTGTCTGATCTGCTGGGTGTATTGCCCTGATTCATCGATCATCGTGAAGGACGGAAAGGTACAGGGTATTGATTATAAATTCTGCAAGGGTTGTGGTATCTGCGCAGAGGAATGTCCACCTAAAATAAAGGCGATTACAATGATAAGGGAGGAAAAATGA